A single window of Malus sylvestris chromosome 5, drMalSylv7.2, whole genome shotgun sequence DNA harbors:
- the LOC126623384 gene encoding pollen-specific leucine-rich repeat extensin-like protein 3 translates to MQAYGCFLVSFFILALFSFSSSALTDAEASFLAHRQLVSLPEGGDIPDNYEFEVELDLKFPNTRLRRAYIGLQALKKAVYSDPLKTTENWVGENVCAYNGVFCAPALDDPELEVVAGIDINHADIAGHLPAELGLLTDMALFHINSNRFCGIIPKSFRRLTLLHEFDVSNNRFVGSFPDVVLEIPNLKYLDLRFNDFEGKLPPELFNKELDALFLNDNRFTSTIPENLGNSPVSVLVVANNQLEGCIPNSIGKMVKTLNEVVFSNNKFTGCLPPEIGQLANMTVFDISSNTFSGIMSKTFKGLEKVEELDIAHNMLTGFVPNSICTLPNLGNFTFSYNYFNGETQKCVPGSRKDVVFDDVSNCLPDRPEQKSAKECHVVVSKPVDCSKAKCGGGHGLLKPSQPLVEKPKTPEPEQPKQPPPQPKPQPPKPSPELVQTPHTPKPPKEEQPMEQPPKEEQPKEQPAKEEPPQVQPPRDEPPKVQPPKDELPKVQPPKEELPKEQPPKEELPQPPQVEAYAPEPILETSSPTPSPSPKDIGPKVPIFLPPIVDAPLPEPFGQRSVVPIRPHPPSVHSHPPAVVVQPPPIHLQPPPVHSPPPPVQSPPPPIHSHPPPVYSPPPPVHSPPPPVHSPPPPVHSPAPPVHSPPPPVHSPPPSAYSPPPPVHSPSSPPVHSPPPPVHSPAPPVHSPPAPVHFPPPPVHYPPPPVHSPPPPVHSPPPPVHSPPPPVHSPPPPVHSPPPPVHSPPPPVHSPPPPVHSPPPPVHSPPPPVYSPPPPVHSPPPPVHSPPPPAPVHSPPPPIQSSPPPVPIHSSPPPVQSPPIQSPPPPSPSLSPPSPVSSPPSPVYDFALPPTIGFQYSSPPPPMFPGY, encoded by the coding sequence ATGCAGGCCTATGGCTGCTTTCTAGTTAGCTTTTTTATTCTCGCTTTATTTTCCTTCTCCTCTTCTGCCCTAACCGATGCCGAAGCGTCATTTCTTGCACATCGCCAACTCGTAAGCCTCCCAGAAGGTGGTGACATTCCTGACAACTATGAATTTGAGGTTGAGCTTGATCTGAAGTTTCCCAACACCAGGCTTCGACGCGCATACATTGGGCTTCAGGCTCTGAAAAAGGCCGTGTACTCGGACCCTCTCAAAACAACCGAGAACTGGGTTGGCGAGAATGTATGTGCTTACAACGGGGTCTTCTGCGCGCCGGCTCTTGATGATCCGGAACTTGAGGTGGTGGCAGGCATTGATATCAACCATGCAGACATCGCTGGACACCTTCCTGCGGAATTAGGGTTGTTGACGGACATGGCATTGTTCCATATCAACTCTAATAGGTTTTGTGGAATCATCCCCAAGAGCTTTAGAAGGCTAACTCTTCTCCACGAGTTCGATGTTAGCAATAACCGCTTCGTGGGATCGTTTCCCGACGTTGTCCTAGAAATTCCTAACCTCAAGTACCTCGACCTTAGGTTCAACGATTTCGAGGGGAAGCTACCTCCTGAGCTTTTCAACAAGGAACTTGATGCTTTGTTCTTGAATGATAACAGGTTCACATCCACCATTCCTGAAAATCTCGGCAACTCCCCCGTATCAGTTCTTGTCGTCGCCAACAACCAACTCGAGGGCTGCATCCCTAACAGCATTGGAAAAATGGTTAAAACTTTAAATGAGGTTGTATTCTCCAACAACAAGTTTACTGGATGTCTGCCTCCTGAAATCGGACAACTCGCAAACATGACGGTGTTCGATATTAGTTCAAACACATTCAGTGGGATTATGTCGAAAACTTTCAAGGGCTTGGAAAAGGTGGAGGAGCTGGATATCGCACATAACATGCTAACTGGGTTTGTTCCTAATAGTATATGTACGTTGCCAAACTTGGGAAACTTCACGTTCTCGTACAACTACTTCAATGGAGAGACCCAAAAATGCGTGCCAGGATCTCGGAAGGATGTTGTGTTTGATGATGTGAGCAATTGTTTACCAGACAGGCCTGAACAAAAGTCGGCAAAAGAATGTCATGTTGTGGTGAGCAAGCCAGTGGATTGCAGTAAGGCAAAGTGTGGCGGTGGACATGGGCTGTTGAAACCTTCTCAGCCTCTGGTTGAAAAGCCAAAGACACCAGAGCCAGAACAACCCAaacaaccaccaccacaacctaAGCCACAACCACCAAAACCATCACCTGAACTAGTTCAAACACCTCATACACCAAAACCACCCAAGGAGGAGCAACCCATGGAACAACCTCCCAAGGAAGAGCAACCCAAGGAACAACCTGCCAAAGAGGAGCCACCCCAGGTACAACCTCCTAGAGATGAGCCACCGAAGGTGCAACCTCCTAAAGATGAGCTACCAAAGGTGCAACCTCCTAAAGAGGAGTTACCCAAAGAACAACCTCCAAAAGAGGAACTACCACAACCGCCTCAAGTAGAAGCATATGCTCCAGAGCCGATTTTAGAAACCTCATCACCtacaccatcaccatcacctaAAGACATAGGTCCCAAGGTTCCAATTTTCCTTCCACCAATTGTTGACGCTCCTCTACCAGAACCCTTTGGGCAAAGATCTGTCGTTCCAATCCGCCCTCACCCACCATCAGTTCACTCCCATCCACCAGCTGTAGTAGTGCAACCACCACCAATCCACTTGCAACCACCTCCGGTTCACTCTCCTCCACCACCAGTCCAATCACCCCCACCACCAATCCATTCTCATCCACCACCAGTGTACTCACCCCCACCACCTGTCCATTCTCCTCCACCCCCAGTGCACTCACCCCCACCACCCGTCCATTCACCTGCACCACCAGTACACTCACCCCCACCACCTGTCCATTCTCCTCCACCCTCAGCGTACTCACCCCCACCACCTGTCCATTCTCCTTCATCCCCCCCAGTGCACTCACCCCCACCACCCGTCCATTCACCTGCACCACCAGTACACTCACCCCCAGCACCTGTCCACTTTCCTCCACCACCTGTACACTATCCTCCACCACCAGTCCACTCTCCTCCTCCACCGGTACACTCACCCCCACCACCAGTCCATTCGCCCCCACCACCAGTCCATTCGCCTCCACCACCAGTGCACTCACCCCCACCACCTGTCCACTCTCCTCCACCACCCGTTCACTCTCCTCCACCACCAGTCCATTCTCCTCCTCCACCTGTGCACTCACCCCCACCACCGGTCTACTCACCCCCACCACCTGTACACTCACCCCCACCACCAGTGCACTCGCCACCGCCACCAGCACCAGTCCACTCACCGCCACCTCCAATCCAATCATCACCACCACCGGTACCGATCCACTCATCGCCACCTCCAGTCCAATCACCTCCAATccaatcaccaccaccaccttctcCATCTCTATCACCTCCTTCTCCCGTTTCCTCACCACCCTCTCCGGTATATGACTTCGCATTGCCACCTACCATCGGGTTCCAATactcatctccacctccaccaaTGTTCCCAGGCTACTAA